A window of candidate division KSB1 bacterium contains these coding sequences:
- a CDS encoding type II toxin-antitoxin system HicB family antitoxin has product MKTQKTMLASIKIERNDDGFLASIPDIQGAFAEGDTIEEAIFNCIDVIKMIIEYRKERGEELGIQAFNFSKSNSLTFSVPGGI; this is encoded by the coding sequence ATGAAGACTCAAAAAACAATGCTTGCGTCAATAAAAATTGAAAGAAATGATGATGGTTTTTTAGCGTCTATTCCTGATATTCAGGGAGCTTTTGCCGAGGGAGATACCATTGAAGAAGCGATATTTAATTGCATAGATGTCATAAAGATGATTATTGAATACCGTAAAGAAAGAGGAGAAGAATTGGGAATCCAGGCATTTAATTTTTCAAAAAGCAATTCTTTAACATTTTCGGTGCCTGGCGGAATATAA
- a CDS encoding type II toxin-antitoxin system HicB family antitoxin has translation MTRLLKTPLVLEPQKEGGWTVTSPVLPELVTEVDDLADLQHVVSDAIHAVIELYKDMGKQIPAGLVENSNSPVSFESLIPSDV, from the coding sequence ATGACCAGACTATTAAAAACGCCTCTTGTTCTTGAACCGCAAAAAGAGGGTGGATGGACAGTGACGAGCCCTGTTTTACCGGAGCTTGTAACAGAAGTTGATGATCTTGCGGATTTGCAACATGTTGTTTCAGATGCTATTCATGCTGTTATAGAGTTATATAAAGACATGGGCAAACAGATTCCCGCCGGTCTGGTTGAGAATTCTAATTCTCCTGTCTCGTTTGAATCACTGATTCCGTCTGACGTATGA
- a CDS encoding type II toxin-antitoxin system HicA family toxin: MTYRELVKRLKKLGCYEIKRRGKGSHRKWINPVSNKGMVIPDWGSKDLKVGTLKGILKQLDIDNDDWEKTG, translated from the coding sequence ATGACATATCGTGAGCTTGTAAAACGATTAAAGAAACTTGGGTGCTATGAGATTAAGCGGAGAGGAAAAGGGTCTCACAGGAAATGGATAAATCCCGTATCGAATAAGGGAATGGTTATTCCGGATTGGGGAAGCAAGGATTTAAAAGTCGGTACATTAAAAGGCATATTAAAGCAATTGGATATCGATAATGATGATTGGGAGAAAACAGGTTAG
- a CDS encoding nucleotidyl transferase AbiEii/AbiGii toxin family protein, with translation MEHHDELKNHFFYEILPPSQRTLLNDLARQEWLGSFYLVGGTALALHIGHRISIDFDFFSRNEFNNHNVMRHLSDLGEFDLFEEGRDTIHGSLNGVKLSFLRYRYPVIKPLHPLHFLNLADIFDIALMKLSAISGRGAKKDFIDFYFLLQRLNLTELLAAYSEKYGEGVSHHYHLFKSLVYFQDAEHEPMPRMIQPAEWADVKRFMVQTVKEIGFF, from the coding sequence TTGGAACATCATGATGAGTTGAAAAATCACTTTTTTTACGAGATCTTGCCCCCGTCTCAGAGAACGCTGCTAAATGACTTGGCTCGGCAGGAGTGGCTGGGCTCATTTTACCTTGTCGGCGGTACAGCGCTGGCATTGCATATCGGGCATCGGATTTCTATTGATTTTGATTTTTTCTCCCGGAATGAGTTTAACAATCACAACGTCATGCGACATTTATCTGATCTTGGGGAATTTGATTTGTTTGAAGAGGGGCGTGATACGATCCATGGCTCTCTTAATGGCGTCAAACTGTCATTTCTACGCTATCGCTATCCCGTCATAAAGCCCTTACATCCGCTACACTTTTTAAACTTGGCTGATATTTTTGATATCGCGCTTATGAAACTATCAGCGATTTCCGGACGGGGTGCAAAAAAAGATTTTATCGATTTTTATTTTTTATTGCAGCGTTTGAACCTCACCGAACTTTTAGCGGCTTATTCGGAAAAGTATGGTGAGGGGGTGAGTCATCATTATCATTTATTCAAGTCTCTTGTTTATTTTCAAGATGCGGAGCATGAGCCGATGCCACGGATGATACAACCTGCCGAATGGGCTGACGTTAAACGTTTTATGGTACAAACGGTAAAAGAGATTGGGTTTTTCTGA
- a CDS encoding type II toxin-antitoxin system HicB family antitoxin → MKFVELTAVVWKEEGGYVSKCPELGVASCGDTVQEARINLKEAVMLFLENAKIIGLMDDIKESLSANEKYTTLFEIPA, encoded by the coding sequence ATGAAATTTGTCGAGTTAACCGCTGTGGTGTGGAAAGAAGAAGGAGGATATGTTTCTAAATGTCCTGAATTGGGTGTGGCGAGCTGTGGTGATACTGTGCAGGAAGCTCGAATTAATTTAAAAGAAGCTGTCATGTTATTTCTTGAAAATGCCAAAATTATCGGGTTGATGGATGATATAAAAGAGAGTTTGTCGGCGAATGAAAAGTATACAACTTTGTTTGAGATTCCGGCATGA
- a CDS encoding ERCC4 domain-containing protein, with amino-acid sequence MRENCERNTSKKKPIHLIIDHREHASRLVSELDSCLDCFLWKFGHFSCGDYLVEHKFLIERKTYSDFLNSIKDGHLFRQAYALSCSDYRSAVIVEGGTAERRTSTISRQAVLGALVHLKLIPGIPVFRTRNAKETLQLFCFLGRQIKRPDFQIRTITPLLHLPANSLNNAQRQKIKLLQMIPGLGSKKAMALLRKFGSIKKIACASTDELITVAGIGKRLAENILGVFCEEY; translated from the coding sequence GTGCGAGAAAATTGCGAAAGGAATACCTCAAAGAAAAAACCGATTCATCTCATCATCGATCATCGTGAACATGCCAGTCGTTTGGTCAGTGAACTTGACTCTTGTTTGGATTGTTTTTTATGGAAATTCGGGCACTTTAGTTGCGGCGACTATCTCGTAGAACACAAATTTTTGATTGAACGAAAGACCTATTCTGATTTTCTGAATTCTATAAAAGACGGACATTTGTTCAGACAGGCCTATGCGTTGAGTTGCAGCGATTATCGTTCTGCCGTTATCGTTGAAGGCGGGACTGCTGAGAGGAGAACCAGTACTATTTCCCGACAGGCTGTGCTGGGCGCTCTGGTGCATCTCAAGTTGATACCGGGTATTCCCGTGTTTCGCACGAGAAATGCCAAAGAAACCTTGCAACTGTTTTGTTTTTTAGGGCGACAAATTAAAAGACCGGATTTTCAAATCAGAACCATAACACCGCTCCTGCATTTACCTGCAAACAGCCTGAACAATGCGCAACGCCAAAAAATCAAACTCTTGCAAATGATCCCGGGACTGGGCAGTAAAAAAGCAATGGCCTTGTTGCGAAAGTTTGGATCGATTAAAAAAATTGCTTGTGCCTCAACAGACGAGTTGATTACGGTGGCGGGGATTGGGAAGAGGTTGGCCGAGAATATTTTGGGTGTTTTTTGCGAGGAATATTGA
- a CDS encoding ERCC4 domain-containing protein has translation MQENRELNTGRKKPVHLIIDHREHASRLVSELGSCSDHILWKFAHLRCGDYLIEHKFIIERKTYPDFLLSLKSGHLFRQAYYLKNCSHHSAIVVESVSPKERYCKLTRQALLGALVHLKLIVGIPVVRTLNATETLRMFYYLGQQMQHSDFQIRTISPMIHVPGNKLEKNQRQKIKLLQMIPGVGSKKAMALLRAF, from the coding sequence GTGCAAGAAAATCGAGAATTGAACACCGGCAGGAAAAAGCCGGTTCATCTCATCATCGATCATCGCGAACATGCCAGTCGTTTGGTCAGTGAACTTGGCTCGTGTTCGGATCATATTTTATGGAAATTCGCGCATTTACGGTGCGGCGACTATTTGATAGAACATAAATTTATAATTGAACGAAAAACTTATCCTGACTTTTTGCTGTCCTTGAAATCCGGGCATTTGTTCAGACAGGCATATTATCTAAAAAACTGCAGTCACCACTCTGCCATAGTCGTGGAGAGTGTGAGTCCTAAAGAACGATATTGCAAACTAACTCGACAAGCATTGCTGGGTGCACTGGTTCATCTAAAGTTGATTGTGGGTATTCCCGTGGTTCGTACCCTGAACGCAACTGAGACACTACGAATGTTTTATTATTTAGGTCAGCAAATGCAGCATTCCGACTTTCAGATCAGAACAATATCACCCATGATCCATGTGCCTGGAAACAAACTCGAGAAAAATCAGCGGCAGAAAATCAAACTATTACAAATGATCCCGGGCGTGGGCAGTAAAAAAGCCATGGCATTGCTTCGAGCATTTTAG
- a CDS encoding four helix bundle protein, with protein sequence MYRSYEDLDVWRRSCELAITVIRLFHDCKNFPIKDQVTKSAFSVPSNIAEGAERDSRLEFIRFLNIAKGISAAELRTQLYICQTDQYSSRSKIQSTLFRTERNFCHASRPDQILS encoded by the coding sequence ATGTATCGATCTTATGAGGATTTGGATGTATGGAGACGGAGTTGTGAACTGGCTATCACTGTAATCCGTCTTTTCCATGATTGCAAAAACTTTCCGATCAAAGATCAAGTAACAAAATCAGCCTTTTCAGTACCCAGTAATATTGCCGAAGGCGCTGAACGAGACTCACGTCTGGAGTTTATTCGTTTTCTCAATATCGCCAAGGGAATATCTGCTGCAGAATTACGAACTCAACTCTATATTTGTCAGACAGATCAATATTCTTCCCGATCAAAAATTCAAAGCACTCTATTCCGAACTGAGCGGAATTTCTGCCACGCTTCAAGGCCTGATCAAATATTATCGTAA
- a CDS encoding nucleotidyltransferase family protein, with protein MPKGGSILTLGENAKEFIAGMRRRLREPGYSQPNIDLFQVARFHRCLPWFSPCEFNPAERDYWYRSLARYTRLTRELGTILQEFEQHRIQYFPFKGPVWQQLLAPGLPFRQCTDLDVFVHPHQSYEAFDRLQTLGYLNVYDLTAVQLQTLVSRVFSMEFRHKKNGFVIDLHWDITEGYCRQPFSDDDLRHLTKQSRNEQNSAFDDSVILFMVLMHGAKNHYEKLIYVADLFCWQWQHPNWNWEHEVQRYKKTGLLRFLTVGFGIDTRLAGLIAAATCAPGSEPGQNGAPTRRGNKTEF; from the coding sequence ATGCCTAAAGGCGGTTCAATATTGACTTTGGGAGAAAACGCAAAAGAATTTATCGCCGGGATGCGGCGCCGGCTGCGGGAGCCCGGCTATTCGCAGCCCAATATAGATTTATTCCAGGTCGCGCGTTTTCATCGCTGTTTGCCCTGGTTTTCCCCCTGTGAGTTCAATCCAGCAGAGCGGGATTATTGGTATAGGTCTCTGGCGCGGTACACACGCCTGACCCGCGAACTGGGAACGATATTACAAGAGTTTGAACAACATCGCATTCAATATTTCCCGTTCAAGGGACCGGTGTGGCAGCAGCTGTTGGCGCCCGGGTTGCCGTTTCGGCAATGTACCGACCTGGATGTTTTTGTCCATCCGCATCAAAGCTACGAGGCATTTGACCGGCTGCAGACATTGGGATATCTGAACGTCTATGATTTAACAGCCGTACAATTGCAGACTCTGGTATCCCGGGTGTTCAGCATGGAATTCAGACACAAAAAGAATGGTTTTGTCATTGATCTGCACTGGGATATTACCGAAGGTTATTGCCGCCAGCCTTTTTCCGACGATGATCTGAGACATCTGACAAAACAATCCCGGAATGAACAAAACAGCGCGTTTGATGATTCTGTTATCCTGTTTATGGTTTTGATGCACGGCGCCAAGAACCATTATGAAAAATTGATCTATGTGGCGGATCTGTTCTGCTGGCAGTGGCAACACCCGAACTGGAACTGGGAACACGAAGTACAGCGCTACAAAAAGACCGGTCTGTTGCGGTTTTTAACGGTCGGATTTGGGATTGACACACGCCTTGCTGGACTCATCGCTGCCGCAACCTGCGCGCCGGGCTCTGAACCGGGACAAAACGGCGCGCCGACTCGTCGCGGAAATAAAACAGAATTTTGA